Proteins from one Malaya genurostris strain Urasoe2022 chromosome 2, Malgen_1.1, whole genome shotgun sequence genomic window:
- the LOC131432876 gene encoding lysine-specific demethylase 5, with the protein MKSKNKLVNSPGSVGEVTSVSYPLCSSIKSASNGTNTLIGAGNGEPAALPQVKPHISLDKYDEFQFKVPPEAPVFEPSEDDFKNPLIYINKIRPIAEKYGICKIRPPASWQPPFTVDVEKLTFVPRVQRLNELEAETRIKLNFLDQIAKFWELQGSSLKIPMVERKPLDLYTLHKIVNDEGGIEIVTKERKWSRVACRMGYQQGKNVGTNLRAHYERILYPFDTYRSGKIIDLANLETEQEDCEYKPHSIEARQQVQPPPATTARRSQRFAQMNKSASIGAENDLSRFSPNKYRLKNVYGTSTNGSTKGKSDVTYATNPHDPMAKYICHMCNRGDVEESMLLCDGCDASYHTFCLLPPLQEIPKGDWRCPKCIVEENSKPVEAFGFEQAQREYTLQQFGEMADQFKSNYFNMPVHLVPIELVEKEFWRIVSSIDEDVTVEYGADLHTMDHGSGFPTKSSLYLLPEDQEYAESSWNLNNLPVLDESILGHINADISGMKVPWMYVGMCFATFCWHNEDHWSYSINYLHWGEPKTWYGVPGARAEDFEAAMKLAAPELFQSQPDLLHQLVTIMNPNILMNSTVPVYRTDQHAGEFVVTFPRAYHAGFNQGYNFAEAVNFAPADWMKMGRECVNHYSKLRRYCVFSHDELVCKMALEPDRLNLGIATACYIDMAEMVDTEKKLRKNLLEWGVTNAEREAFELLSDDARQCEICKTTCFLSAVTCKCTTNLACLRHFAELCDCPAENHTLKYRYTLDELPLMVQKLKVKAESFEKWLFKVRDVLDPAIDTNITLEELQEIAQEAETQKFPNSVILERLNFSILEAQKCITVIQQLDINKIRTRTRNTAECAKYKLSLEELDMFVNEINNLRCIIREGDSVRELQKIGKEWVKQVECALKARFKDTNIQQLTHLIEEGNSLCIELPQIMLLRDRLAQFKWYKQVRLLRENTIDRMSLDEIKKMLDDGMKILPHTVLEKELAELHGIMLQIMDWEQSASQCFKTETRHKISEIETLLERAHLIEDFLPSHSQLRDALQKSKEWLHAIESLERNENYNFFHTLQNIANRAKLLPMEAERQKLFESMGADSDGKLSLSCLGYGDSAASSGIKRKQLSNVDEVIKKIKDDPCITELDEQILKAQILCWNDKNKVSALSLSCWYTSVEEKFGDSKIVYHCGKCSEIARKKTIKLYKEEKKESLNEPLKPDMDFKVELNQLEEDAQATRECFDDFEDEYNEGDDQMSDPENQSDRDSENTHAEDEEGACDTFIGDSEDSNLDIDYSNKLGSNNEEKCTSLAKHATSSLYSDVCSFANITSQQGKTSKQRLTAGKSDTSTSVETSAIDPRGVIF; encoded by the exons AGTTGGCAACCACCATTCACCGTAGATGTTGAGAAGTTAACATTTGTTCCACGAGTCCAACGTCTAAACGAACTAGAAGCAGAGACACGCATAAAACTAAATTTTCTTGATCAGATCGCAAAGTTTTGGGAATTGCAAGGATCATCATTAAAGATTCCTATGGTTGAGCGTAAACCTTTGGATCTCTATACATTGCATAAAATAGTGAACGATGAAGGAGGCATCGAAATTGTTACAAAGGAACGCAAATGGTCGAGAGTTGCTTGTCGCATGGGATATCAACAAGGAAAAAATGTCGGCACTAATTTAAGAGCACattatgaaagaattttataTCCTTTTGATACATACCGTTCTGGTAAAATTATAGATTTGGCGAATTTGGAAACCGAACAAGAAGATTGTGAATACAAGCCTCATTCAATCGAAGCTCGTCAGCAGGTACAACCGCCACCCGCAACTACCGCCAGAAGATCTCAGCGTTTTGCTCAAATGAACAAATCAGCCAGCATTGGAGCAGAGAACGACTTATCTCGGTTTTCACCAAACAAGTACCGTTTGAAAAATGTATATGGCACTAGTACAAATGGATCAACAAAAGGAAAGTCAGACGTAACGTATGCAACAAATCCACACGATCCAATGGCAAAGTATATCTGTCACATGTGTAATCGAGGCGACGTAGAAGAATCAATGCTACTTTGCGACGGATGCGATGCTTCGTATCATACATTCTGTTTGTTGCCACCATTGCAAGAAATTCCGAAAGGTGATTGGCGTTGCCCGAAATGTATTGTtgaggaaaattctaaaccggtTGAGGCATTTGGATTTGAACAAGCTCAACGAGAATATACACTTCAGCAATTTGGTGAAATGGCCGATCAATTCAAGTCCAACTACTTTAACATGCCAGTTCATCTTGTTCCAATAGAGCTAGTTGAGAAGGAATTCTGGCGTATTGTTTCGTCAATAGACGAAGATGTAACTGTTGAGTATGGAGCAGATCTACATACCATGGATCACGGTAGTGGATTTCCAACTAAATCCTCATTATATCTTTTACCGGAAGACCAAGAATACGCTGAATCAAGCTGGAATCTTAATAACCTTCCAGTTTTGGACGAATCTATCCTAGGGCATATAAATGCGGACATCAGTGGCATGAAGGTCCCATGGATGTACGTCGGAATGTGCTTTGCTACATTTTGCTGGCATAATGAGGATCACTGGAGTTATTCTATAAATTATTTACATTGGGGTGAACCAAAAACTTGGTACGGCGTTCCTGGAGCAAGGGCCGAAGATTTTGAAGCGGCTATGAAGTTGGCTGCACCTGAGTTATTCCAATCTCAACCGGATCTACTGCATCAACTGGTTACTATTATGAATCCAAATATTCTCATGAATTCAACAGTACCAGTATACAGAACAGATCAACATGCGGGAGAATTTGTAGTTACTTTTCCACGTGCATATCACGCTGGTTTTAATCAAGGCTACAATTTTGCGGAGGCAGTAAACTTTGCTCCTGCAGACTGGATGAAAATGGGACGCGAATGTGTAAATCACTACTCTAAGTTACGAAGATACTGCGTATTTTCGCATGATGAGTTAGTCTGCAAAATGGCACTTGAACCGGATCGGTTGAATCTTGGAATTGCAACCGCCTGCTATATCGACATGGCAGAAATGGTTGACACCGAGAAGAAGCTAAGAAAAAATCTACTAGAATGG GGAGTTACAAATGCGGAACGTGAAGCTTTCGAGCTACTTTCTGACGATGCCAGACAgtgtgaaatttgcaaaacaaCGTGTTTCCTTTCTGCGGTAACATGTAAATGTACTACAAATCTAGCTTGCCTTCGTCACTTTGCAGAACTTTGTGATTGTCCAGCCGAGAATCACACTCTCAAGTATCGTTACACACTTGACGAACTACCGTTGATGGTACAGAAACTTAAGGTTAAAGCGGAGTCATTTGAAAAGTGGCTTTTTAAAGTTAGAGATGTACTTGATCCGGCAATTGATACTAATATAACGTTGGAGGAACTACAAGAAATTGCTCAAGAAGCGGAGACACAAAAGTTCCCCAATAGCGTTATTCTAGAAAGGCTTAATTTCTCTATACTGGAAGCACAAAAGTGCATAACCGTCATTCAGCAACTTGATATAAATAAAATTCGTACAAGAACTCGAAATACAGCTGAGTGTGCCAAGTATAAACTATCTTTAGAAGAGCTTGATATGTTTGTTAATGAAATCAACAATTTACGCTGCATAATTCGTGAAGGAGACAGTGTACGTGAATTACAAAAGATTGGCAAAGAATGGGTGAAACAAGTTGAATGTGCTCTCAAAGCTCGTTTCAAAGATACAAATATTCAGCAGTTGACGCACCTCATAGAAGAAGGAAATTCTCTGTGCATCGAATTACCACAAATTATGTTGTTGAGAGATCGACTAGCACAGTTCAAATGGTATAAACAAGTGCGTTTGTTACGCGAGAATACAATCGATCGTATGTCATTagatgaaatcaaaaaaatGCTAGATGATGGAATGAAAATACTTCCACATACAGTTCTAGAGAAAGAATTAGCAGAACTTCATGGAATTATGTTGCAG ATTATGGACTGGGAACAATCAGCCAGTCAATGTTTCAAAACGGAAACACGTCATAAAATTAGTGAAATTGAAACCCTTCTGGAAAGGGCCCATTTGATAGAAGATTTCTTGCCATCACATAGTCAATTACGGGACGCATTGCAGAAATCAAAAGAATGGCTACACGCGATCGAATCATTGGAACGCAATGAGAACTACAATTTTTTCCACACTTTGCAAAATATTGCCAATCGGGCAAAGTTGCTGCCTATGGAAGCAGAAAGACAGAAGCTTTTTGAGAGTATGGGAGCTGATTCAGATGGTAAATTGTCTTTGTCGTGTTTAGGGTACGGCGATTCTGCTGCCAGTAGTGGAATTAAAAGGAAGCAACTGAGTAATGTTGATGAAGTCATCAAGAAAATCAAGGATGATCCTTGTATTACAGAACTtgatgaacaaattttgaaagcgCAAATACTTTGCTGGAATGATAAGAACAAAGTTAGTGCATTAAGTCTATCTTGTTGGTATACAAGTGTTGAAGAGAAGTTTGGCGATAGCAAAATTGTTTATCATTGTGGAAAATGCTCTGAAATcgcaagaaaaaaaactatcaaattaTATAAGGAAGAGAAAAAAGAATCCTTAAATGAGCCACTAAAACCAGACATGGACTTCAAAGTTGAATTGAATCAGTTAGAGGAAGACGCACAAGCAACGCGAGAGTGCTTTGACGATTTCGAAGATGAATATAATGAGGGAGATGATCAAATGAGTGACCCAGAAAATCAAAGCGATCGAGACAGTGAAAATACTCATGCTGAAGATGAAGAAGGAGCATGTGATACATTCATTGGCGACAGCGAAGACAGTAATTTAGACATCGATTATTCGAATAaacttggttcaaataatgaagAGAAATGTACCAGCCTCGCTAAGCATGCTACCAGTTCACTATACAGTGACGTTTGTTCATTCGCTAATATTACTAGTCAACAAGGTAAAACTTCAAAACAAAGGTTGACTGCTGGTAAAAGTGATACTTCAACGTCTGTAGAAACATCTGCGATAGATCCAAGAGGAGTTATATTTTAA